One segment of Plasmodium vivax chromosome 14, whole genome shotgun sequence DNA contains the following:
- a CDS encoding phosphatidylethanolamine-binding protein, putative (encoded by transcript PVX_123630A) has protein sequence MGGPPTIEELKREKIIPHVFPDENVDLTVDMYISFKSGKEVNHGNILDLAGTGSVPRNIKFSEEPPEDYCYILFMIDPDFPSRRRPDGRDYVHWAVSGIKSKELVKGTDKNCITLLPYVGPSIKKGTGLHRISFILSLVKEENKGNVTGVPLYRGEHYITRVKFNNCQSAYNVIQMNDMKIVGFNWCQIEA, from the coding sequence ATGGGAGGGCCGCCCACCATAGAGGAactgaaaagggaaaaaattatccccCACGTTTTTCCGGATGAAAATGTGGACTTGACTGTAGACATGTACATAAGTTTTAAATCAGGAAAGGAGGTAAATCATGGGAACATATTAGATTTGGCTGGCACCGGAAGTGTCCCtaggaatataaaattttcagaaGAACCCCCAGAGGATTATTgctatattttgtttatgaTTGACCCGGACTTCCCCTCCAGAAGAAGACCAGATGGAAGAGATTACGTTCACTGGGCTGTGTCTGGGATTAAATCCAAGGAGCTAGTAAAAGGGACGgataaaaattgtattaCCTTATTGCCCTATGTAGGCCCGTCTATTAAGAAAGGAACCGGCCTCCACAGAATCTCTTTCATCCTTTCGTtagtgaaggaggaaaataagGGCAACGTTACCGGGGTGCCTCTCTACCGAGGCGAGCATTACATTACCAGAGTTAAATTTAACAACTGCCAGTCGGCTTACAACGTCATACAGATGAATGATATGAAAATTGTGGGTTTTAACTGGTGCCAGATAGAGGCGTAG
- a CDS encoding D-ribulose-5-phosphate 3-epimerase, putative (encoded by transcript PVX_123635A) produces the protein MSSLKAIIAPSVLASNISKLAEETQRMEELGAEWIHLDVMDMHFVPNLSFGPPVINDLKKYTKGIFFDVHLMVENPEKYVDSLKTSDQLTFHFEALNEDTDKCIKLAQQIRDSNRWCGISIKPKTDVEKIVPLLDTNLINTVLVMTVEPGFGGQSFMHDMMSKVAFLRKKYKDLNIQVDGGLNIETTEISASHGANVIVAGTSIFKADNPKFVIDTMRESVRKYLQN, from the coding sequence ATGAGCTCCCTCAAAGCCATAATCGCCCCCTCGGTACTCGCGTCGAACATAAGCAAGCTAGCGGAAGAAACGCAGCGAATGGAAGAATTGGGGGCAGAATGGATACACCTGGACGTAATGGACATGCACTTTGTCCCCAACCTGTCATTCGGCCCACCCGTCATTAACGATTTAAAGAAGTACACaaaaggtattttttttgacgtCCATTTGATGGTGGAAAATCCCGAGAAGTACGTCGACTCGCTGAAAACGTCTGACCAATTGaccttccattttgaagcCCTAAATGAAGACACAGACAAGTGTATAAAACTAGCACAACAAATACGGGACAGCAATAGATGGTGCGGAATTTCTATTAAGCCCAAAACAGATGTAGAGAAAATTGTACCCCTGCTAGACACCAATTTGATAAACACCGTTTTGGTGATGACGGTAGAACCAGGCTTCGGAGGACAGTCATTTATGCATGACATGATGAGCAAGGTTGCCTTTCttcgaaaaaaatacaaagatTTAAATATTCAAGTAGACGGAGGATTGAACATAGAAACGACGGAGATATCTGCATCCCACGGAGCAAATGTTATCGTTGCGGGGACGAGTATTTTTAAGGCGGATAACCCCAAGTTTGTTATCGATACTATGAGGGAATCTGTGcgtaaatatttacaaaactAG
- a CDS encoding hypothetical protein, conserved (encoded by transcript PVX_123640A), with translation MNLVTPAEKCTFSNKNIKQSCHRMSEEKYNSALDIFLHQKETIYDSLLHLKQENEEKMGSEMNSDICRTLSNYADYSTKKVKYVVNKRFSELENIEENVQDMDYSVFKYFRTLPPKYSDENDIRNNIIFNNNNIYIYAENKNGTLNEQACISISPDNNIIYCSTKGRRYTIGGHAGIQKNINKEYNFFEDTNIVSPHDSIKTCAFDALDSSDISSSFTKMNLIKTNDVLDDFNANKNNTGNIFNEHIIMNSCDSSNLNTTKCLSKNQSVQKLFKYYKKCSQNLDHEQRVCKPCAHVYNGNKCLNGDECAFCHHPDHVLISAKKWKKLVKNNMEKLNILLHVLRNPDDVNAQLLNEMLKQNTKNFKKSRKMSNSSKGVGNASGATPGAGSYSVGSYSVGSYGVGNCGVGNYGSTNYGPNNYGNNGNLASSGISSVNSFNNLGGISSVSALNNLGGISSVSGLNPLNNVNPLCNVTTANNGNGNSRRNKFGKNKPFYLLPQNAEQMQRFPHSHFEPNEEADMYKNKFHVRNYQANIDKNFVFLPHHIDM, from the coding sequence atgaacctaGTGACACCCGcggaaaaatgcacattttcCAATAAAAACATTAAGCAAAGTTGTCATAGAATGAGCgaagaaaaatacaacaGTGCACTTGATATATTCTTACACCAGAAAGAGACCATCTACGACTCCCTACTTCATTTGAAACaagaaaacgaagaaaaaatgggctCCGAAATGAATAGCGATATCTGCAGGACGTTGTCCAATTACGCAGATTACTCAAccaaaaaggtaaaatatgTTGTAAATAAAAGATTTTCAGAATTGGAAAATATCGAAGAAAATGTACAAGATATGGACTACTCCGTGTTCAAATATTTTAGGACTTTACCTCCAAAATATAGTGACGAAAATGacataagaaataatatcatttttaataataacaatatatatatatacgcggaaaataaaaatggaacgTTAAATGAGCAGGCTTGCATTTCCATTTCGCCGGataataatatcatttattGTTCTACCAAGGGAAGGAGGTACACCATAGGGGGCCATGCaggaatacaaaaaaatataaataaggAATACAACTTTTTTGAAGACACTAATATAGTATCCCCACATGATAGCATCAAGACATGTGCTTTCGATGCACTTGATAGTTCTGACATTTCCAGTTCCTTCACcaaaatgaatttaataaaaacgaaCGACGTGCTGGATGACTtcaatgcaaataaaaataacacgggaaatatatttaatgagcATATCATTATGAATTCTTGTGACTCTAGTAATCTCAACACAACCAAGTGCCTATCGAAAAATCAGTCCGTCCAGAAATTGTttaaatattacaaaaagTGTTCTCAAAATTTGGACCATGAACAAAGAGTATGTAAACcctgtgcacatgtgtacaatGGGAATAAATGCCTTAACGGAGATGAATGCGCCTTTTGTCATCACCCAGACCATGTCTTAATATCCGccaagaagtggaagaagctgGTGAAAAACAACATGGAAAAGTTGAATATCCTTTTGCACGTCCTGCGCAACCCCGATGATGTAAACGCGCAGCTGCTGAACGAAATGCTGAAGCAAAATACGAAAAACTTCAAAAAGAGCAGGAAGATGAGCAACAGTAGTAAGGGTGTGGGGAATGCCAGTGGTGCCACCCCCGGTGCCGGCAGCTACAGCGTCGGCAGCTACAGCGTCGGCAGCTACGGCGTCGGCAACTGCGGTGTCGGCAACTATGGCTCCACCAACTATGGGCCCAACAACTATGGCAATAATGGGAACCTTGCCAGTAGCGGGATTAGCAGCGTCAACAGCTTCAACAATCTTGGCGGGATTAGCAGCGTCAGCGCCCTCAACAACCTTGGCGGGATCAGCAGCGTTAGCGGGCTTAACCCCCTCAACAATGTTAACCCCCTATGCAACGTCACCACTGCAAACAACGGAAATGGCAACAGCAGGAGAAATAAATTCGGTAAAAATAAGCCATTCTACCTTCTCCCTCAAAATGCAGAACAGATGCAGAGATTCCCCCATAGTCATTTCGAGCCGAACGAAGAGGCAGATATGTATAAGAACAAATTTCACGTAAGGAATTATCAAGCAAACATAGACAagaattttgttttccttccacATCATATTGATATGTGA